Sequence from the Cucurbita pepo subsp. pepo cultivar mu-cu-16 chromosome LG02, ASM280686v2, whole genome shotgun sequence genome:
aagaaagaatatttcCTTGTTTGGGACCAGTCGCATTTCCAGCTTTCTTGGCTCCTGCTTTCCCTGCTGGATTTGCACCACCATTGCCCAAGGCTGGTGACTTCTTGGCCGGAGGAGGCCTGGATTCCATAcccaaaaactaaaatcttattGAATGACGAACAGAAATACTTTAAACTAAAGCATGGTACAATAGAACTCGTCTTTGTGTGTGTGCGCGCGCTCAAACTAAGGGTTGTAATCATAAAATGGTTGGTGGAGGCAATAACCTTACAGCTTTGAAACTAGAAAGCCTAGGAAGTGTAAGgctttcaatttattattttgcagATCAGTTCTGTTCTAAATAATAGCAACAACGTACTTCTTGCTTACTACTTAACGAGCACTCATATTTATACTTACAAAGGCTGTCTATATCAAACCCTCAAAGATAATGAATAAAACGGAACATGAATAGTTGATAGATAGAAGATTAGTGCAGCAGTCGCAAAACATAACATGATGGATAATTTCATGaatggaagaaaaggagtTGATAACGAAGTAACCTGTTCGTAGTAGTCTCTGCTGCTTTCTGATCAGATTTCTTTGTTGAAGAGATATCATCCTTCTTCTGTTCCTGCTCTTCACCCTCCCAAACCACCTCATTTACTagtaaaattagaaaagaaattagattaaaccacaagaaattagaaaagatGAATTAATTTTACCACATTATCATGTATTAGCCAAATGAAAACCTCTTTTAAAATCACCATGTTCAGTTAACCAATCTCTCAGCACATGCAAATAGTaggaataaaacaaaataacttaaatgCACCAAAAGACATTTCTTGCTAAAATTGTATTGCTCCTTCGAAAGCAATCTTTCAACATGTGAAAATGGAAACTATTTTCACTGCCAGAAacataaatgtaaataaacaTGTAGCGGCAGTTAAGTATATCCATCAATTATAGGGTGAAGAAGGAGGCAGGTTTGAAAATACCCTCGaagaaataaatttctttaaaccAAGCCCCATAAAGAACGCAATCTAATGTGAAATAGGCTGTATGTAGGTATACCTTCTCTCCCACGCTCATCAATTCGTGTCCTCAATACTTTTCTCCTCTTGGGTGAAGCAGGAGCAGCGTCTGTTGGTTTCTCTCTATTATTAGAGACATTTTCATGGGCACAAACCTCGTTTTTCACTGCAAGGGAGGAATTCTGATGTTTTTCTTCTACTAAGGATTGCTTCGATACACACGTCTTTTCCTCCTCCATTTTCAGTTCACCGTTCTGTTGTTTGTCACTGTTCAAATGAGCTTTCTCTTCGTGCAATTCAGTTTTTTGCTTCAGATCTAAACATGATTGATCCTTCGGATTTTCAGGTGATGCTAAACTGACTGCATCTTCAAAATCTTCATCATCTGAGAAATCAATAACCaccctcctttttcttccacCTTCATTGGAGGCCCTCTTGATATTTACATTTTGATCGTCATCATCACTGTTGTCGCTCTGTAGTTCTTCATGTGCACAAATTTGTTCCTCTGCACTCGATACTGCAGCAGAAAGCAAGGgttagaaggaaaaaagttgGTATTATGCCGAAATTACTTCCAATATTTTCTGTACAGtgcatttaaaatttcattcgGAACTAACAAGTGTTTCATAATCAGTCCAATTAGAAGCATGCAAAAATTAGAATGAAATCAACCCGGAGGGATAACCAACCAGTAGGGTTTGCAGTGGCATGCTTCACATTTTCATGGTTGTCACTGAGCTTGGACTTGGTAGGGACACGTCCCCACAAGTTTGCTAATGAACTTTCAGTACTGGGAGAGCTTTTATCACTTTGAGGTTTCTTCTTATTAGCAGGTAAGGAAGcaactttttctttaactGCAATTGGCTTGGAGGTCTGATGAAATGACCCTGTACTGTTATTTTCACCTTTAACTTCTTTGACCACAGGGGGATTCTGTAGACCAACATTAGGACTAACTTTGTGCATTTCACTTTTTTGAGGTTGAGGAACGGTAGTATTTTGACATGattcattcttttttgttgattcTGCACCCACTGCACTTCTTGGCTGAGGAGCCGCAACGCTTGCAGGTATCTCATCAATGCTGCGCTTGACATAGGAATTGGAAATTCCACAGAACCTAAAGAATTAGAACGAATAAAGGCAAATGAGTTGTCAAGGCTATTAAAACTAGAGAAATAAAGAGCCAAGCAGGAATCTTACAATTCACCTAATATAATTGAATAGCACCACAACTACAGAGAAAGATAAATCCCATTATTGTTACGTCTAGAGGAAGTGCATGATATGTAATACCGAGATCAATATTGTGGACATTATCAGGGGGCTTGTGTGGATGCAATACAGTACCTTTTTCACTCTATTCATTCTCTTTCAACCAAAAGATGTATTTCTAGCCTCAGTAAATAAGGATTAAGTGGGACAGACGTGCAAGTTCAAACCCATGCCCACTACCAAGAAACGCTTAATAGAAAAACAGAAGACAAAATGACAATAACCCATCTAAGTGAAATTTAACTGAGCTAAATACAGGAAACCTGTTATCTCGCAAACAATTGTCAACAGTGAAGGGCTGCTTGAAGAGCTCTTCTGCCTGAACGAATTCAGCATTCCACAGTGCGGCTGGATCCTTTGGAATGGAAGCTTGAACACTATAAACTTGAATCGAGCAGGTGCCATCAAAATCTTGCTTTGCTTCTGTTCAAAAGTAAAGAATAAACTCAAGTCGTTGAGTCCCTGGAATAGACACTCAACTTCGAATAACATAAGATGGGGGCAGAGTTCTGAAGCAAGGTTCATCATTAGAAACACTTGCAACAAACTATTAAATACTGCAAGACTTCAATATAGTTTATAGCTTTATCAAgatacaatattttttttttatgttgtgGATGTGGGGATTTAAACCTCTTTGTCCTTTTTGTCAAGAGTATAATGTTCTGATCAGTAAAGTTATGCTCAGGTTGGCagtacattatttttattacaagcaaatgtaatatataatattttccaaatcttcTTTCTATAAAAAGAGAATCATCGAGATGTGTGGAAAAGCATGCACCAAATTAGAAGCTAACCAGGAAGTTTTGAATCAGAAACAAGCCTAATATGGTAGCTTGGGGGGTCATTTTTCAACCATCCGGACAAGGCATAGACCACTTGTAATCCACTTTCATGCTTTTCAACAAATTCCTGAAGCAACCTACATAACAACTCAGC
This genomic interval carries:
- the LOC111785379 gene encoding uncharacterized protein LOC111785379, with the protein product MADIETLGILQDIESLVADKLQVVSYKWLSRSYLISSDTAKRLLQEFVEKHESGLQVVYALSGWLKNDPPSYHIRLVSDSKLPEAKQDFDGTCSIQVYSVQASIPKDPAALWNAEFVQAEELFKQPFTVDNCLRDNRFCGISNSYVKRSIDEIPASVAAPQPRSAVGAESTKKNESCQNTTVPQPQKSEMHKVSPNVGLQNPPVVKEVKGENNSTGSFHQTSKPIAVKEKVASLPANKKKPQSDKSSPSTESSLANLWGRVPTKSKLSDNHENVKHATANPTVSSAEEQICAHEELQSDNSDDDDQNVNIKRASNEGGRKRRVVIDFSDDEDFEDAVSLASPENPKDQSCLDLKQKTELHEEKAHLNSDKQQNGELKMEEEKTCVSKQSLVEEKHQNSSLAVKNEVCAHENVSNNREKPTDAAPASPKRRKVLRTRIDERGREVNEVVWEGEEQEQKKDDISSTKKSDQKAAETTTNRPPPAKKSPALGNGGANPAGKAGAKKAGNATGPKQGNILSFFKKI